The Henckelia pumila isolate YLH828 chromosome 2, ASM3356847v2, whole genome shotgun sequence genome includes a window with the following:
- the LOC140877654 gene encoding uncharacterized protein, whose amino-acid sequence MNNDEFNWIVYNKKDPDVKVLIDAYDNRIWRCVCPLICFEIVEMHCPNRVMRQFKMCQSVPRQLLVDCDDLHNISRIGHRNTDWREYHQNSINSWNNKLNHVARGDLHGRSNQQTDDDYFPWFECITVRIISPIVSGLGFRPYPPNIDVGGQNNIPQNFSTPSPDSHQSSFGFVPPRPHGGFYGAGPSGGLYNTGPSGGFENTGQSGGLYTTGSSSGLYNTGPSVGLYSAGPSGSYVDAGYQTPFWENIHNFTDLLNSNWQQPGQRNTLAPERNVVSPVIFSGYSDEQQERSEEIVDVPVVRRGQRRHRPPACGSGGHLYNCNCHEQS is encoded by the exons ATGAATAATGACGAG TTTAACTGGATAGTTTACAACAAAAAAGATCCAGATGTTAAAGTGCTCATTGATGCATACGATAATAGAATCTGGCGATGTGTTTGTCCTCTAATATGTTTTGAAATTGTGGAGATGCATTGTCCAAACCGAGTGATGAGGCAATTCAAAATGTGTCAATCTGTTCCAAGACAACTTTTAGTTGACTGCGATGACCTACACAACATTAGTAGAATCGGTCATCGCAACACAGATTGGAGGGAGTATCACCAAAATTCTATAAATTCTTGGAATAACAAATTGAATCATGTTGCTCGAGGCGACCTACATGGAAGATCTAATCAGCAGACAGATGATGATTATTTTCCGTGGTTTGAGTGCATTACTGTACGTATTATATCGCCTATAGTCTCTGGGCTTGGTTTCCGGCCATATCCGCCCAATATAGATGTTGGCGGACAAAATAATATTCCACAAAATTTTAGTACGCCATCTCCTGATTCACATCAGTCATCATTCGGGTTTGTTCCTCCTAGACCACATGGTGGGTTTTATGGTGCAGGACCATCTGGTGGGTTGTACAATACGGGGCCATCCGGTGGATTTGAAAATACCGGACAATCCGGTGGATTGTATACTACAGGGTCATCCAGCGGGTTGTATAATACTGGGCCATCTGTTGGGTTGTACAGTGCAGGACCATCTGGATCATATGTTGATGCAGGTTATCAGACTCCATTTTGGGAAAATATTCACAATTTTACAGATCTTCTTAATAGTAACTGGCAACAACCTGGTCAACGTAATACTCTGGCTCCTGAGAGAAATGTTGTTTCACCTGTAATATTTTCTGGTTATTCAGATGAGCAACAAGAGAGGAGTGAAGAAATTGTTGATGTTCCTGTAGTGCGTAGAGGACAACGAAGACATAGACCACCTGCCTGTGGATCCGGTGGTCATCTGTATAATTGTAATTGCCATGAACAATCatga